From a region of the Leptospira kmetyi serovar Malaysia str. Bejo-Iso9 genome:
- a CDS encoding LIC10124 family lipoprotein has translation MKFIINPMRLFPFFFFFLLILIDCSSVQKIENFNSVLQEPTFKALKEEEIILGSASDADYKIRKTGSSVPVFALAPINLPSGIDPKLGAFLSDEVRLIWAKVKGKQARITDATWKNSSLLTQELKRLGVDAVIKTDIREVSGKWIVNQKIADPVKEIVYGNVDGSFQSPQSGEDHQANQVYYLKHGSGVLALDPKSSLVPIWEKSLSSGEIDSILKKSIQGYLSFSASSADTEVVFQGEKIGIASFRNYPLPEGLQQIQITRPGQKDILKSLQIRAGQTVSIYQEWKEDRTLGGLRILSFPDALQVALDGFRTGETPFYRSNLAPGAMQLELVRDTENGPLVYYEGQLTVEADKITEVALPYKTDNLIAEPEFWKLSGEKGFQAFSGKTLDFQNASSLPPGWYGVFSAPFIPENMELEGIIPITTESDSGIVAISFHTPKKTISLEYEKERLSVYSFPSTGNNVGTYKFKQENKEDGRPFRIVTDTKEGTVRLYLGYSKVLEDKFDVSGVWRISILTRGEKFSKRSPLRNLKIEYKGYK, from the coding sequence ATGAAATTTATTATTAACCCAATGCGGCTCTTTCCATTCTTCTTTTTTTTCTTATTGATTCTCATTGATTGTTCTTCCGTTCAAAAAATCGAAAATTTCAACTCCGTTTTGCAGGAGCCGACGTTTAAGGCCCTCAAGGAAGAGGAAATTATTCTCGGGAGCGCCTCCGATGCGGATTATAAAATTCGAAAAACCGGAAGTTCCGTTCCCGTTTTCGCGCTGGCTCCGATCAACCTTCCGAGCGGAATCGATCCTAAGTTAGGCGCCTTTTTAAGCGACGAAGTGCGTTTGATCTGGGCGAAGGTGAAAGGCAAGCAAGCGCGCATAACGGATGCGACTTGGAAGAATTCTTCCCTGCTTACTCAGGAACTCAAAAGACTCGGAGTGGACGCGGTTATCAAAACCGATATCCGAGAAGTTTCCGGTAAGTGGATCGTAAATCAAAAGATCGCCGATCCGGTTAAGGAAATCGTATACGGAAACGTGGACGGTTCGTTTCAATCTCCGCAATCCGGAGAAGATCACCAAGCCAATCAGGTTTATTACTTAAAACACGGTTCGGGCGTTTTGGCGCTGGATCCGAAATCTTCTCTGGTTCCGATTTGGGAAAAATCCCTCAGCTCGGGAGAAATCGATTCGATTTTGAAAAAGTCGATCCAAGGTTATCTTTCCTTCAGCGCGTCTTCCGCGGATACGGAAGTCGTGTTTCAAGGCGAAAAGATCGGGATCGCTTCTTTTCGAAATTATCCTTTGCCGGAAGGTTTACAACAGATTCAAATCACTCGTCCGGGACAAAAAGATATTCTTAAGTCCTTGCAGATCCGCGCGGGTCAAACCGTTTCCATTTATCAAGAATGGAAAGAGGATCGAACACTCGGCGGTTTGAGAATCTTAAGTTTTCCGGACGCTCTTCAAGTTGCGTTAGACGGCTTTCGAACCGGTGAAACCCCTTTTTACAGAAGTAATCTTGCTCCGGGCGCGATGCAACTCGAGTTGGTTCGCGATACGGAAAACGGCCCTTTGGTTTATTACGAAGGTCAGTTAACCGTCGAAGCGGATAAGATTACGGAAGTCGCCCTGCCTTATAAAACCGATAACCTGATTGCCGAACCCGAGTTTTGGAAACTTTCCGGTGAAAAAGGGTTTCAGGCTTTTTCCGGAAAAACATTAGATTTTCAGAATGCTTCTTCTTTGCCGCCGGGTTGGTACGGAGTTTTTTCCGCGCCGTTTATTCCCGAGAATATGGAACTTGAAGGAATCATTCCGATCACTACGGAGTCCGATTCCGGAATCGTAGCGATTTCGTTTCACACTCCTAAAAAAACGATCAGCTTAGAATACGAAAAGGAGAGACTCAGCGTTTATTCTTTTCCTTCTACGGGAAACAACGTTGGAACCTATAAATTCAAACAGGAAAACAAGGAAGACGGACGTCCTTTTCGAATCGTAACGGATACGAAAGAAGGAACGGTTCGATTGTATTTAGGATATTCCAAGGTTTTGGAAGATAAGTTCGACGTTTCGGGTGTTTGGAGAATTTCCATTCTTACCAGGGGAGAAAAGTTTTCAAAACGTTCTCCGCTTCGAAATCTCAAGATCGAATACAAGGGATATAAATGA